The following coding sequences are from one Treponema parvum window:
- the rpsT gene encoding 30S ribosomal protein S20, which produces MSIKKTSAEKRFAQSEVRRLRNKSIKSKCHTCVRRFVEAVQKKDQKASEDALKILVKELDSARGKGVLKPNAVSRKKSRMMKLYNVSFLQSK; this is translated from the coding sequence TTGTCTATAAAAAAAACATCTGCAGAAAAACGGTTCGCACAAAGTGAAGTGCGTCGGTTGCGCAATAAATCGATTAAGAGCAAGTGTCATACATGTGTCAGGCGGTTTGTAGAAGCCGTCCAGAAAAAAGATCAAAAAGCTTCGGAAGATGCATTAAAAATTCTTGTAAAGGAACTTGATTCGGCGCGCGGTAAGGGCGTTTTAAAGCCGAATGCAGTTTCCAGAAAAAAGTCCCGTATGATGAAACTTTACAACGTTTCATT